The proteins below are encoded in one region of Parvicella tangerina:
- a CDS encoding RNA polymerase sigma factor has translation MNFDKIYQEHKDLVYNLALKYLQNIEDAEEVTQDVFVSIFKNYDTFNQDAEMTTWVYRITINKSLDFIKAKKAKKRLGFLSSIFKLSGQEAIFTQDHFNHPGVQLKSKEEVAFIMNCINQLPDKQKTALILHKLEDRSQVEVAEIMNLSPKAVESLVQRAKVKLKKIMQQAKENE, from the coding sequence TTGAACTTCGATAAAATATATCAAGAGCACAAGGATCTTGTTTACAACCTAGCTTTAAAATACCTCCAGAACATTGAAGATGCCGAGGAGGTTACGCAAGATGTTTTCGTCTCGATCTTCAAGAACTACGATACATTCAACCAAGATGCGGAGATGACAACCTGGGTTTATCGGATTACCATCAATAAATCCCTTGATTTCATCAAAGCCAAGAAAGCGAAAAAGCGCCTTGGGTTTTTAAGTTCCATATTCAAGTTAAGTGGTCAGGAAGCGATTTTTACACAAGATCACTTTAACCACCCAGGCGTTCAGCTAAAATCTAAAGAGGAAGTAGCTTTTATCATGAACTGTATCAACCAACTTCCTGACAAACAAAAAACAGCGTTGATACTGCATAAATTAGAAGATAGATCGCAAGTAGAAGTTGCGGAGATCATGAACCTATCTCCTAAAGCAGTAGAGTCTCTAGTTCAACGAGCAAAGGTGAAATTGAAAAAAATCATGCAACAAGCGAAGGAAAATGAATAA